Proteins co-encoded in one Holophagales bacterium genomic window:
- a CDS encoding cyclic nucleotide-binding domain-containing protein, which produces MHERAARSGDGALLFHYPEYDALPAADRGAVDALVSTVRVTAGETVFRRGDPGDAMFVVKSGRFCVTGATPSGAEVTLGELGEGDWAGEMAVLTGQPRSATLTAVTDGELVRLLRSGFDELSRIHPEIASRLTADIGPRLRRTQLLRVWEELFGLTEPSAFRDLEEAVEWRRVAAGEVLIRQGEASDAMYVVVTGRFRTIVKGPDGADVAVRETGAFSTLGELGLLAELPRSATVLALRDSDVIRLSREAFRGFALRHPEALLKVASIVAERQMNGHAPRSRASGPAKAPGGLTIALVPLTEDPESLALGRTLAERLGALGDTLVLGAAAFDERHGRSGAANTPLSGPLSLAVDVSLRELEDRTRFLILDAGVEWTVWSERCLRRADRIVLVADAGASPEPGAIEERLAALKLPARTELVLVHAASTAQPQGTSEWLAQRAVADHHHVRPGNRRDEERLARRLAGRGVGLVLGGGGARGVAHVGVIRAIEEAGIAVDLVGGASMGAVVAAGYALHGSAAPLVSLAETFSDPSRIYDRTLPLVSLMSGGKVLRLMKSLYGDRAIEDLWTPFFSISTNLTRARIDVDRRGPLWRAVRKSMSIPGVFPPIIEEGDVIVDGGVVDNFPVERMATRADCGTVIGVNVAPAVDKVKPYRFGPELSGWKVLRGRLLPWAKKTRAPSLVGSLLRTQEINSVMALRSGLRFVDLLVEPSVDQFRLNEYDRHVELIASGYDAGTKALGSGLDFLI; this is translated from the coding sequence ATGCACGAACGAGCCGCCCGCTCCGGTGATGGGGCCCTTCTCTTCCACTATCCCGAGTACGACGCGCTTCCCGCCGCAGACCGCGGAGCCGTGGACGCCCTCGTCTCGACGGTCCGCGTCACTGCCGGGGAGACGGTCTTTCGCCGTGGCGACCCCGGCGATGCGATGTTCGTCGTGAAGAGCGGACGCTTCTGCGTCACGGGCGCGACGCCGTCCGGGGCCGAGGTGACGCTCGGGGAGCTCGGTGAGGGGGACTGGGCCGGGGAGATGGCCGTCCTCACCGGGCAGCCCCGGTCGGCGACCCTGACGGCCGTCACGGACGGAGAGCTCGTCCGTCTGCTGCGGTCCGGGTTCGACGAGCTCTCGCGCATCCACCCCGAGATCGCCTCCCGGCTCACGGCCGACATCGGCCCCCGCCTCAGGCGCACGCAGCTCCTCCGCGTCTGGGAGGAGCTCTTCGGCCTCACGGAACCTTCGGCGTTCCGCGACCTCGAAGAGGCCGTCGAGTGGCGGCGCGTGGCCGCGGGCGAGGTCCTCATCCGGCAGGGGGAGGCGAGCGACGCGATGTACGTCGTCGTCACCGGGCGTTTCCGGACGATCGTGAAGGGCCCGGACGGCGCCGACGTCGCCGTCCGGGAGACGGGCGCCTTCAGCACGCTCGGAGAGCTCGGCCTCCTGGCGGAGCTGCCTCGCTCGGCCACCGTCCTCGCCCTCCGCGACAGCGACGTGATCCGGCTCAGCCGCGAGGCGTTCCGGGGCTTCGCGCTCCGACACCCCGAGGCGCTGCTGAAGGTGGCGTCGATCGTCGCCGAGCGCCAGATGAACGGACACGCTCCCCGATCCCGCGCGTCCGGCCCTGCGAAGGCGCCGGGCGGCCTCACGATCGCGCTGGTGCCGCTGACGGAGGACCCCGAGTCCCTCGCCCTCGGGCGCACGCTCGCCGAGCGCCTCGGAGCTCTCGGGGATACGCTCGTCCTCGGCGCAGCGGCCTTCGATGAACGCCACGGACGGTCCGGAGCCGCCAACACCCCGCTCTCCGGTCCCCTGAGCCTCGCCGTCGACGTTTCGCTCCGCGAGCTCGAGGACCGCACCCGGTTCCTCATCCTGGACGCGGGTGTGGAGTGGACCGTCTGGAGCGAGCGTTGCCTGCGGCGGGCCGACCGCATCGTCCTCGTCGCCGACGCCGGCGCCAGCCCCGAGCCTGGCGCCATCGAGGAAAGGCTCGCCGCGCTGAAGCTCCCGGCGCGGACCGAGCTCGTTCTCGTACACGCCGCCTCGACAGCCCAGCCGCAGGGCACGTCGGAGTGGCTCGCGCAACGCGCCGTCGCCGACCACCATCACGTCCGGCCGGGAAACCGCCGCGACGAGGAGCGCCTCGCCCGCCGTCTCGCCGGGCGCGGCGTGGGCCTCGTCCTCGGCGGCGGCGGCGCCCGCGGCGTCGCCCACGTCGGGGTGATCCGCGCGATCGAGGAGGCGGGAATCGCCGTCGACCTCGTCGGCGGGGCGAGCATGGGCGCCGTCGTCGCCGCCGGCTACGCGCTCCACGGCTCCGCCGCGCCGCTCGTGTCGCTCGCCGAGACCTTCTCGGACCCCTCGAGGATCTACGACCGGACTCTTCCCCTCGTCTCCCTGATGTCCGGCGGCAAGGTGCTGCGCCTCATGAAGTCCCTCTACGGCGACCGCGCCATCGAGGACCTCTGGACGCCGTTCTTCAGCATCTCGACGAACCTCACCCGCGCCCGGATCGACGTCGACCGGCGCGGCCCGCTCTGGCGGGCGGTCCGCAAGAGCATGTCGATTCCCGGCGTCTTCCCGCCGATCATCGAAGAGGGAGACGTCATCGTCGACGGCGGCGTCGTCGACAACTTCCCGGTGGAACGGATGGCGACGCGTGCCGACTGCGGCACCGTGATCGGCGTGAACGTCGCGCCCGCCGTGGACAAGGTGAAGCCCTACCGATTCGGACCGGAGCTTTCGGGCTGGAAGGTGCTGCGCGGCCGCCTCCTCCCGTGGGCGAAGAAGACGCGCGCCCCGTCCCTCGTCGGCTCTCTCCTCCGGACCCAGGAGATCAACAGCGTCATGGCCCTGCGCTCCGGCCTGCGCTTCGTCGACCTCCTCGTCGAGCCGTCGGTCGACCAGTTCCGCCTGAACGAGTACGACCGGCACGTCGAGCTGATCGCCTCCGGCTACGACGCCGGGACGAAGGCCTTGGGGTCAGGTCTTGATTTTCTGATCTAG
- a CDS encoding PKD domain-containing protein translates to MAAPHLAGVMALVRKAHPGWTPAELKAAVMNTAGFDVSSHPPAGSLPVYGPSRVGAGRVDAARAIATTVLAFNDERPELVSLAAFVEGTAPVTAVRKVRVVNKGAVPVTLTPGWAGAATIPGVRVDVPAAPIVVPAGGATTFDVNVVLVDPTAVTHAPEPTLVLAQGSYAPLSNRFWMAEAGGVVTLAGAAAGTLRVPLHVVARGQSEVRAASRALGAPVSGGAFTIPLVGTGLKTGPLLPVDVVSTVSAFELHAESPKKAGTSAARAAADLAWVGAASSVPATGLGTDATVWFGVGTWGEWVSPSEVTFEIEIDRNGDGIADAKVRTLQTGDVEDPASSGETADPTDVHVAFTSASAPSFGTGTFRYLNVDPAARDTNLFASNVVVIPAPAGSTGLGLSPGNARFRYRVSTSSTFVGSVDETAWLTFDAQKPGYSVLAADGTPFHDDLGGTALPARYDAAAAQATGALGVLLLHHHNAQASRIETLTGRNTPPTVSIAEPLPGSTVDAGFPVRFRAVGTDADGGDPLTYVWSFGDGRTAAGADVTASFARAGSQVARVTVTDGAGATATAEVSFNVREPQGVTGASALLPVVLDVRGVGGAPFTTEVTLVSRAAAASRALLSYTASAGSGTGWAGLELAAGETRILPDVIDFLRSQGLPIPDDGTNQVGTLRVTLVGATSAADLFVGGRTSTPGDGGSFGLFYADAATSTATAIVAGLQENDAMRSNLAVVNAGAEPVTLAIRLHGPLGEDLGTLENAVLPAWGWQQYNRPLLGEAASGRALVTRISGTSPFSAYGVLNDAGTSDGSFVPPLFPGAAGPADRMIPVVLDVKGLGTSRYATEVTLANLGAAPLALTLTYGATAQFGGGSGSVPLTLAAGEQRILPDAISFLRAGGLAIPGGGANVAGSLLVKAPAGTSVGVLVAGARTYTGSTLRPGTFGVYYPGLTAAESADGPAWVHGLQQNASMRSNVAFVNVGDAGAVTLRVTFYGEAGQALESPEEWTLGSGEWKQLGLPLGTRGATAGSARIERISGTSRFIAYGVLNDEATSDGSYLPMTR, encoded by the coding sequence ATGGCCGCGCCGCACCTGGCGGGGGTGATGGCGCTCGTCAGGAAGGCCCACCCGGGGTGGACGCCCGCGGAGCTGAAGGCGGCCGTGATGAACACCGCCGGGTTCGACGTCAGCAGCCATCCGCCGGCCGGATCGCTGCCGGTCTACGGGCCGTCCCGCGTCGGTGCCGGGCGCGTCGACGCGGCCCGCGCGATCGCCACGACCGTCCTCGCCTTCAACGACGAGCGCCCCGAGCTGGTCAGCCTCGCCGCGTTCGTCGAAGGAACGGCGCCCGTGACGGCGGTGCGGAAGGTCCGCGTCGTCAACAAGGGGGCGGTCCCCGTGACTCTGACGCCGGGGTGGGCCGGCGCCGCCACGATCCCGGGGGTCCGCGTCGACGTCCCGGCGGCACCGATCGTCGTCCCGGCCGGGGGTGCGACGACGTTCGACGTGAACGTCGTCCTCGTCGATCCGACCGCGGTGACGCACGCGCCCGAACCGACGCTCGTCCTCGCGCAGGGAAGCTATGCGCCGCTGTCGAACCGGTTCTGGATGGCCGAGGCGGGAGGGGTCGTGACGCTCGCAGGCGCGGCGGCCGGGACGCTTCGTGTTCCGCTGCACGTCGTCGCACGTGGCCAGTCCGAAGTGAGGGCGGCCTCTCGGGCGCTGGGAGCTCCGGTGTCGGGTGGAGCGTTCACGATTCCACTCGTGGGGACGGGCCTGAAGACGGGGCCGCTCCTGCCTGTCGACGTCGTGTCGACCGTGTCGGCCTTCGAGCTGCACGCCGAGAGCCCGAAGAAGGCCGGGACGAGCGCCGCGCGCGCCGCCGCCGACCTCGCGTGGGTCGGCGCTGCGAGCTCCGTGCCCGCGACCGGGCTCGGAACCGATGCGACGGTCTGGTTCGGCGTGGGGACCTGGGGAGAGTGGGTGAGTCCGTCGGAGGTCACGTTCGAGATCGAGATCGACCGCAACGGAGACGGCATCGCCGACGCGAAGGTGAGGACGCTCCAGACGGGAGACGTGGAAGACCCCGCGAGCTCCGGGGAGACCGCCGACCCGACCGACGTCCACGTCGCCTTCACGTCGGCGAGCGCGCCGTCTTTCGGGACCGGGACGTTCCGCTACCTGAACGTCGACCCGGCCGCGCGGGACACGAACCTCTTCGCGTCGAACGTCGTCGTGATCCCGGCCCCGGCGGGTTCGACGGGTCTCGGTCTGTCGCCTGGAAACGCCCGGTTCCGGTACCGCGTTTCCACGTCCAGCACCTTCGTCGGAAGCGTGGACGAGACGGCGTGGCTGACCTTCGACGCCCAGAAGCCGGGCTACTCGGTGCTCGCGGCGGACGGCACGCCCTTCCACGACGACCTCGGAGGCACCGCTCTGCCGGCGCGGTACGACGCGGCGGCGGCGCAGGCGACCGGGGCGCTCGGAGTGCTGCTGCTCCACCACCACAATGCCCAGGCCTCGCGGATCGAGACGCTGACGGGGCGCAATACGCCGCCGACCGTGTCGATCGCGGAGCCTCTGCCGGGATCGACGGTCGACGCCGGGTTCCCCGTCCGCTTCCGCGCGGTGGGGACCGATGCCGACGGAGGCGACCCGCTGACGTACGTCTGGAGCTTCGGCGACGGCCGGACGGCGGCGGGGGCCGACGTGACGGCGTCGTTCGCGCGCGCCGGGTCGCAGGTCGCCCGCGTGACCGTCACCGACGGCGCCGGAGCCACCGCGACGGCCGAGGTGTCGTTCAACGTGCGCGAGCCGCAGGGCGTGACGGGGGCGTCGGCGCTGCTGCCCGTCGTCCTCGACGTGCGCGGCGTGGGGGGCGCGCCGTTCACGACGGAGGTGACGCTCGTCTCCAGGGCTGCCGCGGCCTCGCGCGCCCTGCTGTCCTACACGGCCTCGGCGGGCTCGGGCACGGGCTGGGCGGGGCTGGAGCTGGCGGCGGGGGAGACGCGGATTCTCCCCGACGTCATCGACTTCCTGAGGTCCCAGGGCCTCCCGATTCCCGACGACGGCACGAACCAGGTGGGTACCCTGCGCGTCACGCTCGTCGGCGCGACGAGCGCCGCGGACCTTTTCGTCGGCGGACGGACGTCGACGCCGGGAGACGGGGGGAGCTTCGGCCTCTTCTATGCGGACGCGGCGACCTCGACCGCGACCGCGATCGTCGCGGGCCTCCAGGAGAACGACGCGATGAGGTCGAACCTCGCGGTCGTGAACGCCGGGGCCGAACCGGTGACCCTCGCGATCCGTCTCCACGGTCCGCTCGGCGAAGACCTCGGGACGCTCGAGAACGCGGTCCTGCCGGCCTGGGGCTGGCAGCAGTACAACCGGCCCCTGCTCGGGGAGGCCGCATCCGGAAGGGCCCTCGTGACGCGGATCTCGGGGACATCCCCGTTCTCGGCCTACGGAGTGCTGAACGACGCGGGGACCTCGGACGGCTCGTTCGTCCCGCCGCTCTTCCCGGGCGCCGCGGGGCCCGCGGACCGGATGATCCCGGTCGTCCTCGACGTCAAGGGTCTCGGCACGAGCCGCTACGCGACGGAGGTGACGCTCGCGAACCTCGGCGCCGCGCCGCTCGCCCTCACCCTCACGTACGGCGCGACGGCCCAGTTCGGAGGCGGTTCGGGCTCGGTGCCGCTGACGCTCGCAGCGGGGGAGCAACGCATTCTCCCGGACGCGATCTCCTTCCTGCGCGCCGGAGGACTCGCGATTCCGGGCGGCGGGGCCAACGTCGCCGGCTCGCTCCTCGTGAAGGCTCCTGCCGGCACCTCGGTCGGGGTCCTCGTGGCGGGAGCGCGGACCTACACGGGGTCGACCCTGCGGCCCGGGACGTTCGGCGTCTACTACCCGGGCCTGACTGCGGCCGAGTCGGCCGACGGCCCGGCGTGGGTGCACGGCCTGCAGCAGAACGCGTCGATGCGCTCCAACGTCGCGTTCGTCAACGTCGGTGACGCCGGCGCCGTGACGCTCCGGGTCACTTTCTACGGCGAGGCCGGGCAGGCTCTCGAGAGCCCCGAGGAGTGGACTCTCGGCAGCGGCGAGTGGAAGCAGCTGGGCCTTCCCCTCGGCACGCGGGGCGCCACGGCGGGATCCGCGAGGATCGAGAGGATCTCGGGAACGTCGCGATTCATCGCCTACGGGGTCCTGAACGACGAGGCCACCTCGGACGGGAGCTACCTGCCGATGACGCGGTGA
- a CDS encoding EamA family transporter, whose amino-acid sequence MPGTAPRSNVLAWIAYAVCAIVWGSTYFAIAVALESFPPYGMVAVRFGVASVLTLGVARLFREPWPARKELPHLALVGVLLLGICNALIVWSETRVTSGVAAVLAALTPAWFGILTARTEPLGARGWIGTGLGLAGVVLLVGPGTSGGVDLVGVAAILLATFLWAVGTLHHRKYVRGGGALTNAGLEMLAAAIFGAILAPFGGGFVSGAVTPKALLAIGYLAVFGSCLAYTAHLYLTKTWSPARAGTYAYLNPVIAVLLGAAFLGEAFNARMALGMAVVLVGVALVQYRSQRG is encoded by the coding sequence TTGCCGGGAACCGCCCCGCGCTCGAACGTTCTGGCCTGGATCGCCTACGCGGTCTGCGCGATCGTCTGGGGGAGCACGTACTTCGCCATCGCCGTCGCGCTCGAGTCGTTCCCGCCCTACGGGATGGTTGCGGTCCGTTTCGGCGTCGCCTCGGTCCTCACCCTGGGGGTCGCGCGCCTGTTCCGGGAGCCGTGGCCAGCGCGAAAGGAGCTGCCGCACCTGGCCCTCGTCGGCGTCCTCCTCCTCGGCATCTGCAACGCTCTCATCGTCTGGTCGGAAACGCGGGTCACGTCGGGCGTCGCGGCGGTCCTGGCCGCGCTCACGCCCGCCTGGTTCGGCATTCTGACGGCCCGGACGGAGCCCCTCGGCGCTCGTGGGTGGATCGGGACCGGCCTCGGCCTCGCGGGAGTGGTCCTTCTCGTCGGACCGGGAACGAGCGGCGGAGTCGACCTCGTCGGCGTCGCGGCGATCCTCCTCGCGACCTTTCTCTGGGCGGTCGGAACGCTCCATCACCGGAAGTACGTGAGGGGAGGAGGCGCCCTGACGAACGCGGGCCTCGAGATGCTCGCCGCAGCCATTTTCGGAGCGATCCTCGCGCCGTTCGGAGGGGGCTTCGTGAGCGGGGCCGTCACGCCGAAGGCGCTCCTGGCCATCGGATACCTTGCCGTCTTCGGTTCCTGCCTCGCCTACACGGCCCACCTCTATCTGACGAAAACCTGGAGCCCTGCTCGCGCGGGGACTTACGCCTACCTCAATCCCGTCATCGCCGTCCTGCTCGGGGCGGCCTTTCTCGGAGAGGCTTTCAACGCTCGAATGGCGCTCGGGATGGCCGTCGTCCTGGTGGGCGTCGCCCTCGTCCAGTACCGGTCCCAGCGAGGCTGA